A segment of the Neochlamydia sp. S13 genome:
CTTTGCTTTTATCTTTGCTCGAAAAAAGAGGAGTGACTTGCTGTGAAGATGAAGAAGCTTCTGAGGAGCGTTTAAGGCAAAATTCAAGATAGGCTTGAGCTTTTTCATAAGTAGGAGTTAATTGCAAAGCTTGCAGTAAAGCTTCTATAGCACTTGCATGCTCTCCTTGTTCAGCAAGTTCTTTACCCCTTAAGAAATGTCCTACAGCTTCTTCATTAGGCTCATGCTTAAGTTCTTCTAATGGATGAGATTCAGCCGTTTCAGCCAGTTGCCTGACCGTGTAGTTGGGCGCATGCCTTTCACTCGATGATGTACTTTTTTCTTGTTGACTAATTTTTAATAAAATATTGTTATACCTTATCAATTCATTAAAAATAATTTTTCGTCTATGTTTTCCCAACCGCTTCCCTTTATTAAAGAATATCTAAATCAACTTGAAGTTGCTCTCAAGCAAGAAAATCCTCATAATAATTTATCCAAAATTCAATGGTGTTGGCTAGCCTTTTGTTTGATGGGAATATTAGTTACTAATTCAATCTGTTGGGCAAAATTTGAAAGGGCTGGGCTTAATAGCTATAAAAAGATGGCTTTATCGGCCATGTTTAGACGTGCTAAGATTGCTTGGAATAGGCTGCTAATTTGTAGTGTTCGCGCGGTCCTGCGTAAACATGGCATCACAGAAGGTGTTCTTGTTATCGATGATAAAGATCACAGTCGATCAAAAAATGCTGAGAAGTTGCATCATTTACATAAAATCCGTGATAAAAAAACTAGTGGTTATTTTTGTGGTCAAAATATAGTATTTCTTCAGCTAGTGACTAAAAAATTTTGCATTCCCGTCTCCTTTGCCTTTTATTCTCCTGATCCCGTACTCACAAGATGGCAACAGGAAGTGAGGAAGCTAAAAAAGTTGGGAATTTCTAAAAAAGACCGTCCAAAAGAGCCTAAAAGGTCAATAGAATATCCAAAAAAGTATACACTAGCTTTACAATTACTTAAAAATTTTGCCTGTGAATTTCCTGCTTTTAAGGTCACTTGTGTACTGGCTGATGCTCTTTACGGCAACAGCTTGTTTGTAGATGGAGTAGAAGGTATCTGGCCTGGAGTGCAAATCATTACTCAACTTAGAAAGAATCAAAAAGTCATGCGAGGTAAAAAGTCTCTCTCATGCCAAGAATTCTTTGAAGCCTACAAAGGCTGGAATCAGGAAATTTTCATTCGCGGTGATAAAAAAAATGTGGTGCAAGCCGGGGGAGCAAGGTTATATGTTCCTTCTCATCATAAAAAACGCTTGGTAATAGCCCTTAAATATGAGGGCGAAAATGAGTATCGCTATCTTATGGCTGCAAATCTTTCATGGAATATGAAAGATGTGATGCAAGGATATACTTTGAGATGGTTAGTAGAGGTTTTTATTGAAGATTGGAGTAGTCATTGTGGGTTTTGCAGTTTGGCCAAACAGTGCGGCGTTGAGGGATCAGAGCGACCTTTGATTCTAAGCCTGCTGTTTGACCACTGCTTTCTTTTTCATTTGTCTCAAACAAATTTCATTAAGAACAAACTCCCTTTAGCAACCTTGGGGAGCCTAGTAGAGAAGTCTAGAGTGGATGCTTTGTGTCAGGTGGTAAGAGAAATTGTTGAGCAT
Coding sequences within it:
- a CDS encoding transposase, whose protein sequence is MFSQPLPFIKEYLNQLEVALKQENPHNNLSKIQWCWLAFCLMGILVTNSICWAKFERAGLNSYKKMALSAMFRRAKIAWNRLLICSVRAVLRKHGITEGVLVIDDKDHSRSKNAEKLHHLHKIRDKKTSGYFCGQNIVFLQLVTKKFCIPVSFAFYSPDPVLTRWQQEVRKLKKLGISKKDRPKEPKRSIEYPKKYTLALQLLKNFACEFPAFKVTCVLADALYGNSLFVDGVEGIWPGVQIITQLRKNQKVMRGKKSLSCQEFFEAYKGWNQEIFIRGDKKNVVQAGGARLYVPSHHKKRLVIALKYEGENEYRYLMAANLSWNMKDVMQGYTLRWLVEVFIEDWSSHCGFCSLAKQCGVEGSERPLILSLLFDHCFLFHLSQTNFIKNKLPLATLGSLVEKSRVDALCQVVREIVEHENSKELFRDFEKTLDEIFVLRPSRKHLNAVQENVTFESSRKVA